Within the Malus sylvestris chromosome 4, drMalSylv7.2, whole genome shotgun sequence genome, the region GGATTTAtcattccttttttatttgtaatgttttgtataattttttatttgatttcttttttatttattgataatttttattttattttgttaagtaattaattataagagtgaattttttttttatagactaAATATTCAACAAAAGAGGTATTTGaaaaagtgaattaaaactcTGAAGGGTGTAAGTATTACTTACCAAACGTGAGGGAGTTTTGTGAAAATAGAATAAAACTCATGAGATATTTGTATAATTAACCCTATTTGTTTTGGCAATTTGCTTGTAACCAATTATGTGATATGGTTTGAAGAACCCAAAGATATTATCTTAGATTCTTTATTTGAGGATTACAGCTTCATCTTGTAACTTGGTTTATAACAGATTGAAACTCCCGACAAAATTTTTATCGAGACCCTTAACATGCATCATATTCTTAGCATTGTATGTattctttatcattaaaataaaaaataaaaaaaaggaacccAAAcatactattattattattattatttatttttttaaatctctGTCTTTACCGAGACAATCAAATATTTCAACCAAAACGAAAAAGTCCAACTTTGTGCAATTTCCCGTTTCCTGACCCAACGACTTACAAGCCGAAGaaagttagaaaaaaaaaaaaaaaaaaaaaagaaaaaggattcTAAGGATTACGGGCCCAGCTCCCCCGCTCCTCGCCTGCGTTCTGGAAGCGAAGAGCTTAAAACTCTCTCTTCTCCGGCCAATTTTCCGGCGCAACCTTCTAACCGGTGAGCCTCCTTTGTCTCTGTTTAACAAAGCTAATCGTTCCCTCGCTGCAACCTATTTTCTCTTCCTTTAACTAAATAAGGTTTGCTCTCTGTGTTGAACTGGTATTTTTCTTGATaattttatagctttatttcaaTTAACTAAAATTAAATCAAGGTTATAGTTCAAATTTCATTGTGTATCAGATCTCTGTGAAGACCGAAAACCCGAATTCTGATTTTTTTGCTGTTTGTTTTGATTGTATTGTTTGCCGTAGCCGTAGGTATATAAGATGTGCCGTCAGAATTCTTGTGCACATGTGCCGGTAGAGGAGGCGGTTGCTATCGACGAGAGTCTATTGATATATTGCAAGCCAGTTGAGCTCTACAACATTCTCCGCCCTCGTGCTCTACACAATGTTTGTTCACACTCTCATGCATTTTGTTCTAGCTCTACTTTTTTTGTATAATTGTGTCAAATGTTAATTTTCAGTCAGAATTGCGCGTGTATGGTATTCCACTCGATAAAGGTCGTGGTTGTCAAAGTTTAATCAGGAATGCACATTCAAATGTGATTGCACTTGTAAATTTGTAATGATCCTCATTAGCAATATTAATAGTTTGATGAAAACATTACTACAAACGTGGACCCGTTCGGTGTTTTGGCATATTTTTGTGTACTATGGTTAGAAGAACAAAAGGAATGTTAATCCAATGTGGTTATTTCCACTTGTATTACTCATTTAATGCTGAGCTCTGTGCTCTGTGCTGTGCGCTTCGTATGCCATATGTGTGGGTTGTTATGAGGTCTTGGTGAACTCTTTATAAAAAGGTACAATCTATGTTTCTGTATTCTCATCAATCCCTTTCTATGTTGTAGCCTTTATTTCTTCGCAGATGTTTGCGTTATAAAATCCAAGCAAGGCGTAGAAAGAGGTACCAATTCTATCTTTAAGTACACAGTCAGACATATGGAAGTAtgtttatgtattattttttttatatagttcGTATTTCCATTGCCCTGaatgattttattttcaagATGAAAGTTTTAATTCTTTGAAGACTACTGATGTAGAGTTTCGATATGGGGTAGTTCACCTTAAATCATTCCGTTTTATTGAGTCTCTTAGTTTGTCGaggcgcacacacacacacacactctctctctctctctcaagtacAGTATTTTTTTATGCGAGGACTTCAAGAAGACATTATGTTGCTTACTTTAAGAgggcaattaatatatttttctgcATGTTATTTTTCTAGGTCCAGGGCTGGGGTTGTAATATTCAACTACAGGGACTACAACAATATGTTACGAAAGACTGAAGGTATCATCAATTTCTTTGTCCTCTGAAGTGTAATTATTTTCTATTACTATAGTTACAACGGTTATTTGTATCTGAAGTATCAACCATACTTGTTAAGTAATTATCCAAAACCCCTTTTATCCCAATAGAAAACAAATTTCCACAAGTTTGTTATTGTTTCTGATGTCTCTAGATTTATTTAGTACTTTGTTTTTCCTGTCCTTATGTTGGGTTTACTCtcaaatttcttctttttattgatTCCGTTTCCCATGGCCCCATCCCTATCTTTTAACTCATTGAACCCTACCTAGCATGATGGTGATCCTTGATTCTTGACGATTTATGGTGTAAAGCTTTATTAAAGAGGGAAATGGGTGTTCTGGGATACTGTTTCTCTCTTTATATTTTTCCCTCTGTCAGAGTAAATGTATTATTTAGTTTCTTATTTAAAATGGCTTCGTTGGCTGCATGGTAGCATGCActcttaagaaaaatatatgtgATTTGGTTTTTCCACTTATGAGGATTAACATTTAGACAACTACTAATAAATTTCTGGTGAATCATGTTTTTGTCTATTTGAACTTCATTTTTATCAgcaatgaagcttttattgtTGAACATTCAGTTACTGAAACCCTAACTGTTATGtgtactttttgtttttgaacatTCAGTTACTGAGGACTTCTCCTGTCCCTTTTGCTTGATGCAGTGTGCAAGCTTCAAGGTATGAACCAGTATGGATATTGCTTTCTATGTTGTCCCATTTATGTTTGATATAAATTAGCATAAATTGTAGTAAAAACCAAGTTTTCCTTAGTAAGGGACAGAAAGGAGAATTACTTCCCATTCGGAATACCTTATCTTGTATTTTAAAGTTCGCATAAAACCTATAAAGTATTTTCAGTATCTGCAGAAAGATTGGGTGGAAATACTCTAAACATAAATGCTTTGATATACAATATCGTAGGAAATACTGATCTAGTATGAAACTCTTAGTTATGTCCATATTAATGATTAATTTTTCATACATATTCCAGTGTGCACACATGGTGCGGATTTGTTTATTCCTGAGAAGCTTAACCTTTAATTCttcaatattttatactttcTTTTCAGTGTTCCATTGTAAAATAGAATCGATAGTTGTTTATAATTTAGAGATATATTTGACACTTGAGGCTGAATTATTTGTGATATGATGTCAGCATACCCACTTGTGTTGGCTAGAGTTTCAGTTTTTTATTCATAATGCATATATTTCTCTCCTGAGaatctaatttatttattgaacCATAATATTGAAAGTTATTGTTCTTCTGTTAAGTGGCCTATTTCCatgctttttttgtttgtttttagttttaatattttatttgctTTACTACTATATACTAATTTAGCTTGTTGCTGAAGTGGACCTTCATTTTTTCTTGTAGGGTCTGCGTTATCACTTGTGCTCTTCACATGACTTATTCAACTTTGAGTTTTGGGTTGGTGATTGAGTAGATCTTGTCACTTTCTGCTTATTCTGAAGAGGTTGTTGAAGAAACATTTATTGTGTAGGTAACTGGAGAGTATCAGGCAGTCAACGTTTCTGTGAAAGTTGAACTATTGAGATCCGAGGTCAGAATTGTTTTCATCCTGAAGTAGTGCAGATCTTTTTTGTGCGAGTTCAAAATATTTGTTGCCATTAGGGTTCATACGTTGAACAAAAGCAACTCATAGGCACTCCAGTACTGGCTTatgtttccttttaattttttttttcagcatgCATGAACAAGTTATATGCCCCAATCATATCCAGTTACATTTTTTGTATACAGACTGTAGCAGATGGAGTAGTTCCACAACTTCAAACATTCTTCTTCTGGTCGGTTTAAATCTCTTGGTACAACTTAAAGCTACTGGTTAATAGCCTATTTGTTCTCTTAGAAGAATTCAGAGAGTTGAGTAGGTGAAATAACTTTTTTTGCAGTTCAAGGTCGAGAAAACGTAGGCCAAAGAACCATGGTCAACTTGAAAACCACGTTAACATACAATTCTTGGAGTTAGACTCACCTAGGCTTGCCAATGGAGGGGCACACGAGGCACATATGGAGAATGGTGATGGTAAGTTTTGCTTTCGTACTCCGTTGGATTGATCATTTTCAGGtagtgaaaaagaaaagagactCAATACAAAGAGATGACAGGTTCCATCATATCCTGTTAATGTGCAGAGATGTATCACCCTAGGCTCATTCAGAGTACCTCTCTATCAAGATTGCTTTAgagaaattttagttttttataaaattttatccTCTTTTCTTTTGGGTAGTGGTTTAGAGTGTTTCTGCCCTTCTTTTGATCACGACTGAGCTAAGGCTTAAGAAGGTCTCTATATAATAATATGAGGCTCATGATGCATGTCTTAAAGTTGTCCACAACTCCAGCATTGTATTATGGCATTTCTTTCATCCTATTTTCTTTACAAAGTTCCCTTTTTACCTACGAAATAGCTGGTCAAGTTGGTTTGcccatttctaatttttttgacTTCTTTTGAGGTACATAGTAACTCTATTGGATATTCTTGTCAATGCCTGTCTTTGCGATCAATATAACAATTTATTAGTTTAAGATCTCTTACATATAACATATGGAATTGGTTTGAAGTTAGTATTTTAACTAACCGCTTGTTTATTGGTTTAACAAGTTCAGTTACATACTTTGATTTGACTATTCACTGTTCCACCAAGTTCAATTTAAGTTAGATAATAGTGACTGTTGGATGACAAATCCCAGCTCACATTTAGTTGAGAGTCTGATATTATGATTGAGTGTTAATCGGGTTGAATGTAGTTACTTTTAAATCCAAGCCATGCTTAGTTTAATAATAGCTTCCTTTGGACCAAAAGTGGTATTTAAATAAAACGTCTAAATAcagtaattatttaaaaaaaaaaaaaagtgattgtGCAGCACAATTTACAGATGTGactgttttaaattttttgtcttGGGGTTTCAAATGAAGATTCAATGATTTTTCTTACTCAATTATCTCTCTTCTTATATGCCTTTGTTGTGAAGACGGAGATTTAACCGTATTTCCTGGATATTCTATCCTGTAAAGGTGTGAAGGCTCCCAATCTGCTCCCTGGTGGAAAAGATTTCCAAAATGGAAGGCGTAAACATGAAAACTGTGGTCATGATCATCCTAGTTCTGTAGAATGTATAGAATGTGCTACCTCAAGTTCCAACAGTCATGGTGCTACAATTTCCATTGCTCAATCATCTCCGGACATTGATTGTGTTAAATTGCTATCTGGAAGTGATTATGCACCACCAACTAAAATAAGGAAGTTAACTGCAGAGCGTTCAGAGCCAAGAAAGTACGTCAACCTGTGTTATGGTTTCTCTCCATTGTTTTCCAGAAGCTTCCGTTGATTTTCCTTATAATCATTACTTGatttttgttcttctcattGTTATTACTATCAGTCTGTGGACTTCACTTTAGGATGCATTTTTAGAGTATCAAAAGCAGAGACTTGTGTCTGCCGTTTTTGAAATTGGTATCCTTTTTTGAAGTGTCCATAATTGAGGCTGtgaatttattttgataattctcacagttctttaatttttgtttgtcaGCCGTATGCTCCTGCAGAAACGACAGTTCTTTCACTCTCATAGAGTTCAGGTAGTTATTGATTTTTAAACCCGATAGCAGTTCCAAATTTTGTTTCTCCATCAATTTGCATTTTTTGTAggcttaatttttcttttatttcttgcaCACCACAAGCTGCTGTCAACTCAAATCTTTTATTTTGCAACAGTTTGAAACTtaaactgtttgtttctttaTCCATTGCGAAACTTAGATATACGTGAACTGTAATAATCCTTCTTTTAAACAATTGGACagtatttttgtcattatatTTCCTGTTTTTGTTTATATACTTAGTTTGCTTATGGTTTGTGAGCTGATGGATTTCCATCTTTATTTATAAATGCATTCTATTCAGTAATTAGCATGTACCCCTTTTGCATGTAATTCTTTTTTGGTGTTGAGAAGTGGTTTTTGTGGGTTTTGTGCTTTCAAAGACTGAATTTGCAGCGTTGTTTAGCCCCCGGGAATTAGCACTACTGTCGTAGTGCAGTTATGCAAAAGTGGTTGTATTTTCTATAATAAGTGACCAAACTGAGTTGTAGTTATGGTGTAACTGAGAGGGACCCATTGTTAAATTATGGTGAAGGCTTTTGGAGAGAGAATTATGTGCAAGGGACCTTGATGGAGGAGCCAAGTTAAAAATTCAGTAAAGTAGTCTTTCTACCTACTTATGTAATAAATGCAGATTAGTCTGCAAGTTCTTTATGTTTGAGTCTCTCTACGTCACAATTTTAATGTATTACGTGTCATAGATTAGTCTTAAGAATTCCTGAGTATATTAATGTCGATCTTTCCAGATTCATGGACCGGTTAGCCTATAAAGGGGCTACTTTGTATGCTTTAAAGAAGTGTTAAGTGAAAAGAAATTCTGGATTCCTGCTTGTGTGTGAGGCACAACAACCTTGGAGTGATTCCAAGTCACCTTCAGTGTGAGGCTGTAGGCCGGTGTGTtgctggaatttttttttaaattctctaTTGGACTGATTCTAATACACCTTTGATGTGAAGCTAAAGGCCAGAGTGAGTCCGGTTCTCTTCAATATTCCTATCTATTTTTACTGTCCTGCATCAGACCTCTTCAATATAACGTTAGTGATTGAGCCTTTAGATAGCAAACATGGATTACTTTATATGCTCTGGCTGTGAATTTTTATTGTCTTGCACATTCTGCCATAGTTTTTAAAAAACACAGTTTATTGTAACTGCTGGTGTTTAGATAGCTTCTTGGAAAAGTGAAATACCCAATCTTTCTGACAGCTTCATTGCATTTCATTTTATGCATTTGCCTAACTAATTGTGTTTCAGAAATAAATCTTTGAATATTTAAACGAAGATGTGATTACTTCTTATATGCAGTTATCTTGAATAGATTCCTAAGAGCTGATTCATCAACAACAATATATACTTATTCTACATTGATATACAGTTCTAGTTGCAATTAGAAATTTATGCTGTGCAAGAAATCTATATTATTATAAGGTTGTTCTGtatgaatttttctttctatatgAAGCCCATGGAGTTAGAGCAAGTATTATCAGAACGGGATAGCGAAGATGAGCTTGATGATGACATTGCAGACCTTGATGATCGGAGGGTATGCTCAACGATTCTTCTAGATTGGATTTGCTTATTGTACATTGATTCATGTtgcacaagaaaaaaaattctactTGCGGTGACTGCAGTTTAGTTCTTTCTTGGCTCAATTATGAATAATTGGATCTAGTTTGCTTGGCCATCCCTAGTTTTTGTTTGAAACTGGGTGTTTTAATTACCCGACTTGCTAAGAATAGAAAGATCCGTTCTCAAGTATTCTAAACGTTTGATCACATTATCTGAAAACTTAGGCCTTTCCTCCCATAGGCaattggttttgggttggatGCTCCAACAATTACATTGCTGAAAATACAGTAAAAATCAATGTGCTTGGTTCAATTTTACAACACGTGCTCTACGTCGTATGCTCAACATTTGAAGGGGCCTGTTAAGGAAATAATAATCACGCATCGGATGCACTAATAAAGCTAGCATTACAAACATAAGATTAAGGTCTCTCTACTCGTATCTAATTGGTTTTGGGTCTAACAATATTATTGTAAGAACTGAAAATCTAATAGTACATTGTTATGTTGCAGATGCTTGATGATTTTGTAGATGTTACCAAAGATGAAAAGCATCTTATGCATCTCTGGAACTCATTCGTCCGAAAGCAAAGGTAGTCATCTCTTGCTGCTTTCGGCTTTCTGATATTGTTCAAACTTTATAGTTCTCTGTTATTCTTGTTCTACTATCCTGTTACTTCTCCTTCTGTATTGTATGTCAAGTTGATGTGAAAAAATGGTGGCATCTTTAACTTCACATAAGTTTGTTGGGATTTCCTGTAATGACAAAGATGCATTTTCAATGTGGCAGTGTGCTAGCAGATGGTCATGTTGCCTGGGCATGCGAGGCATTCTCAAGACTTCATGCACCGGAGCTAAACTCCTCTCCAGATCTTTTCTGGTACCGCTATTGCATTAGTTTTCCCTAATTCCATAATTAATGGTACAGTTAATAAAACATAATTCCCAAGATAATCGAACTTTTCAAAGGTAGAAGCACTGAATCAAAGGGGTTGAGTAATATTTGGAGGATGGCTATTTCGTGCATATAACTTTTTAAACGTAATTTTTAGTCAGTGGCATTTTCCAACTTTTATCTTTGTGGTACTAATTGATGTCATTCGTTGGATAATTGCGtgaaatttatcaaatgctcATTAACTCAGGTGTTGGAGGTTATTCATGATCAAACTTTGGAATCACGGTCTTCTTGATGCATGCGTAATGAATAGTTGCAATATCATTCTTGACGATTACAAACACAAGGGATCAGAATCATCAGATGCCATGAGAAGAAGTTAAAAGGAAAGGCGATGACTCGGCTCTAGATAGTACATAGTGAGATGGAGGATGCTAATCATGCTTCATTTAATGTTCTTTCTcccattgttttctttttctttttaaatttttgtaacGACGTTTGGACCAGAAACGTAACTAATCACATTTCTTCATAGGAGGCTCCGTTACCTTCTCGATGTAGAATACATTGTTTTAAATTAGTTATGAAGACCTTGTTACATATGATATCGTCTTCCCTGTCGTTCGCCTTGCTTGATTCTTCCAGTGCCATTTTCATGAACCTTGACTGTGTGCTGTGTACCAACAAAGTTGAAACACCCTATTCATTTGAATGCAATCTTTTCTGTAGGCTGCTGGTAGCCCCAGGAAACATCACTGTTTTGCAGCCGAGATTAATTCCTTCCAAACCCGTAGAGGAAATTCCAAATTTACCAGTCCACATTTCAACCGCTTCTGCAGCGGATGGAAATGGAATGACAAGATCTTTCATCCTCAGAACGCGCAGCCACAGAGACTGAAAATAAATCAGTATGAGGATTTTCTTCACAATACTGCTCGATCACAATCACGAAGGAGAGTTATTTAAGTAAACAAGAGTATTCGAAAGTGTTGTAAACTATTAAGCAACAAGCATGTAAAGGTATTTGTtttcgttgagttttggtttcaatatttgttgtatatttcattatgaagattacaagagagtgaaggcaactcttatagagagccaaaag harbors:
- the LOC126619892 gene encoding polycomb group protein EMBRYONIC FLOWER 2-like, which encodes MCRQNSCAHVPVEEAVAIDESLLIYCKPVELYNILRPRALHNPLFLRRCLRYKIQARRRKRSRAGVVIFNYRDYNNMLRKTEVTEDFSCPFCLMQCASFKGLRYHLCSSHDLFNFEFWVTGEYQAVNVSVKVELLRSETVADGVVPQLQTFFFCSRSRKRRPKNHGQLENHVNIQFLELDSPRLANGGAHEAHMENGDGVKAPNLLPGGKDFQNGRRKHENCGHDHPSSVECIECATSSSNSHGATISIAQSSPDIDCVKLLSGSDYAPPTKIRKLTAERSEPRNRMLLQKRQFFHSHRVQPMELEQVLSERDSEDELDDDIADLDDRRMLDDFVDVTKDEKHLMHLWNSFVRKQSVLADGHVAWACEAFSRLHAPELNSSPDLFWCWRLFMIKLWNHGLLDACVMNSCNIILDDYKHKGSESSDAMRRS